Part of the Listeria innocua genome is shown below.
CGCGAATGATATAGTAAGATTTGGCTTGTTCCACATCACCGTTTAATGAGATTAAATGATAAAAGCCTTCATAGCCATCTGTATATTCAGGGGCTTCTTCTTTTGGAATCTCGGCATCGAATTCCATTGCCATTTTGACAGCATTAATCATTTTATTTTTGGCTGTTCCTGGATGCACACTATTTCCGTTAAAAGTAAGTTTCGCACCAGCTGCATTAAAGCTTTCATATTCTAGTTCGCCAAGTGGCCCACCGTCCATTGTGTAGGCATATTTGGCACCAAATGCTTCTACGTCAAAACGCTCTGGTCCTCGGCCGATTTCTTCATCGGGTGTAAAAGCTACGCGAATTTTACCATGCTTGATTTCGGGGTGATTGATTAAATAATTCATTGCCACCATAATTTCTGTAATTCCTGCTTTATCATCCGCGCCAAGCAATGTTGTTCCGTCTGTTGTAATAAGCGTTTTTCCTTTGTAATTAGCTAGTTCTGGAAATTGTTTAGGTGACAGTACGACATTTAGGTCTTTATTTAGAACGATGTCTTTACCATCATAGTTTTCATGCACTTGTGGGTTTACATTTTTTCCAGTTAAGTCAGTGGCAGTGTCTAAATGAGCTAAAAACCCGATAACTGGTACTTCTTTCGTTGTATTAGAAGGAAGTGTTGCCATTACATAACCGAATTCATCTACTGTTACTTCTTGCATACCGATTTCTTTTAGTTCTGTAACGAGAATGTTCGCTAGTTCCATTTGTCCTGGCGTTGTTGGACAAACTGTGCTTTCTTCATTTGACTGTGTATCTACTTTTACATATTTTGTAAATCGTTTTAATAGTTCTTCTTTCATTTCTATCACTCCCTCAGATTGATTCTTTTTCATTATAAACTTGATTTTCAAAAAATTCTATTCCTGACTGTCGAGTAGTGTTAGTAATTTAGCGGTTGTTCGCCAGTTTCGCGTTGTCGTTAGTGTTTTTTTATATTCTCCGAGAAAAACAGGCAATTTTAATTGATGGATTTGGTTTGAGAAAACGTGGATATATAACGCTCGGCCGATTGCGATTACTTCGGCTTGAGTATTTTTTTGTTTAGGAATATCAATATTTTCATTGTAAAAAGCAATCATCCAACGTTCTTCTTCACCAATTATTTCTGGTGGAAATGGGTTGTTTTTGATGATTGTTTTGTAGTTTTGTTCTGAAAAAACGAATACATCGATGGATAAATTGAAGCTCGCTAAAATTACTTCTGTTATTTTTGCTGCTACTTCGGTTTCTGTCTGTAAATTAGAACTTAGAACGAGGTTGCCGCTTTGGATATAGGTTGTTACATTTTGGAATCCCTCTTCTTGTAAGGCTGCTTTTAAATTTTTCATGTTCACTTTATTTTTCCCTGCGACATTTACGGCTCTTAGTAAAGCAACGTATTTTTCCATTCTAGTCCCTCCCAATCGTTTAACTACATTATAGCATGTTACTTACGTTATAATAGTTCTATTAGAGATGGGAGGTTTTTGGATGAAATTAATTTCTTGGAATGTAAACGGGCTTCGTGCAGCTGTGAAAAAAGGTTTTTTGGAGTATTTTGAAGAAGTTGATGCTGATATATTTTGCTTACAAGAAACAAAATTACAAGAAGGTCAAATTGAACTTGATTTACCTGCGTATAAAGATTATTGGAATTATGCCGTAAAAAAAGGTTATTCAGGTACTGCCATTTTTACAAAAGTTGAGCCATTATCGGTGCAATATGGTTTAGGTGTCCCGGAACATGATACTGAAGGTCGCGTAATCACGCTTGAATTTGAAGATTTTTATATGGTAACGGTTTATACACCAAATTCGCAAGCTGAGTTAAAACGATTAGATTATCGTATGACGTTTGAGGATGCGATTTTAGAATATGTCAAAAACTTGGATAAAACGAAGCCGGTTGTGCTTTGTGGTGATTTGAATGTTGCGCACGAAGAAATTGATTTGAAAAATCCGAAGACAAATCGCAAAAATGCCGGATTCTCGGACGAGGAACGCGCAAAATTTTCTGCGTTTTTAGACGCTGGTTTTATTGATAGTTTCCGTTATTTTTATCCTGATTTGACCGACGCTTATTCTTGGTGGTCTTATCGAATGAACGCGCGTGCTAGGAACACTGGTTGGCGGATTGATTATTTTGTTGTTTCGGAACGTTTGAAAGATAAGTTAGTGGATGCGAAAATTCATGCGGATGTGCTTGGTTCGGATCATTGTCCAGTTGAGCTAGAACTTAATTTATAACATAAAAAAATCCTCACTTGTTGGAGTGAGGATTTTTGAATTATTTAGCTAATGCTTTTTTTGCTGAATCAGCAAGTGTGTTAAATGAAGCAATATCATTTACTGCTAAGTCTGCAAGCATTTTACGGTTAATATCAATACCAGCTAATTTTAAGCCGTGCATTAATTTGCTGTAAGAAAGATCTTGCATACGAGCTGCCGCATTGATACGTGCGATCCATAATCTACGGAAATCACGTTTCTTTTGACGACGATCTCTATAAGCATATTGGTAAGATTTCATTACCGCTTGGTTAGCTACTTTGAATAATAAATGTTTAGAGCCGTAATACCCTTTGGCTAATTTAACTATCTTTTTACGACGTTTGCGTGTTACTGTTCCGCCTTTTACGCGTGGCATATTGTCTACCTCCTAGAATTTACAAAAATGTTGTTTCTCTTATTTCATTTTAGCGACCATTTGACGAATACGTTTGAAGTCGCCAGCTGATACCATTGCTGATTTACGCAATTTACGTTTTTGTTTTTGGGATTTGTTAGCGAACATATGGCTTGTGAAACCGTGTCTGCGTTTTAATTTTCCAGATCCTGTTCTCTTGAAACGTTTAGCGGAACCGCGGTGGGTTTTCATTTTTGGCATGAATATTTCCTCCTCAAAACTTTACTTTTCATGAAGTGGTGCTAGGACTAAGAACATGGAACGTCCGTCCATTTTTGGTCTTTGCTCAATTGTACAAAGGTCTTCGCACGCTTTTGCAAAACGGTCAAGCACCTTCTGACCGATTTCTTTGTGTGTAATGGCACGACCTTTAAAACGGATAGAGCATTTTACTTTATCGCCTTTTTCAAGGAATTTACGTGCATTACGTAGCTTCGTATCAAAATCATGTTCGTCAATTGTTGGACTTAAACGAACTTCCTTCATTACGATGACTTTTTGGTTCTTACGGGCTTCTTTATCTTTCTTCTGTTGTTCAAAACGGAATTTACCGTAGTCCATAATACGAGCTACTGGCGGTTTCGCTGTTGGAGCAACAAGCACTAGATCAAGATTAGCCTTTTCAGCAATTTGAAGCGCATCGATTTTACTCTTCACGCCTAATTGTTCACCGTCTTGGTCGATCAATCTTACTTCACGTGCACGAATCCCATCGTTTACCAACATGTCTTTGCTAATGGTGAGCCACCTCCACTTAATTTTGTTACAACAAGATAGAAAATAGCTGTTCAAATCTGCGGCCTGCTAACTCGTTCGTTCAGAGGCCATAAAAAAACGGGCTGCTTTTCAGCAATCCCGCACATTCAAAATCGCGTAAGTTACGCGACGAAAGTTTGAATTTTTTGCCTGAAAACGTTCGTGTTAACGAGGCGAGAAGCGGGTTGCTTCTTCTTTCTTGTTTAATAACCTTACTTACTATATCATATGGGATTTTTGGTGTCAAGGTGAATTATTAGAAATATACTCAGAAAGCTAATTTAACGTTTTAATAAACTTGTTTGCATACACATACGCATTTTCTACTATTTCTTCATCTGTGACTTCAAAGGAGCTGCCATATATCGTGTGGGCCCCTCTATAGTCAGCTCGAATGTGGTTTATTGTTGCTCGAAATGGTGTAAGTAATGTGTCTAGTGAATAGCCAATTGGTGCATCTTCTTTATAATTATATTTTTTATCGCCAATTGAAACTGCAAGAGCAAGCTTTTTCCCAGCCATCTTGTCCCCTTTTGAGCCGTAAGCCCAGCCATACGAAAAGACATCATCGAACCATTTTTTTAATAACGGCGGGTAGCTGTACCAATAAAATGGAAATTGGATAATGACTTTATCGTAGTTTTGCAATTGTTGTTGTTCAAAGGTTACATCAATATCCCAGTTAGGATAAACTTCATATAACTCATGAATTGCCACCTCTTCTGTACTTTTTAAAAGTGCTTCTTTCCAAACTCTATTTACGCGTGAATTTTCGATATTCGGATGTGCGATAATAACTAATGTTTTCATTCGATTACTCCTTTATTCTATCGTTATTATTTATCGTAATTTAGTTTTGAAAGAAAGTAAATACACACTCGAAAGTGGCTTAGTTACTTGTAAGTAAGTGTCTATAAGTGGTATTATTTGCAAGTATCTAAATCGGAGGAGGAAAACAAATGAAAGTTTATAATTTAGGTGTAGAAGCTACACTCGATATTATGGGTGGAAAATGGAAACCCTTGATTATTTGTTTTCTTGCTCAAGGGACTAAGCGGACTGGGGAGCTGCAAAGATGTATTCCGAAAATATCACAGAAGGTTCTAGTTCAGCAACTAAGGGAATTAGAGAGAGATGGGATTATTGATCGTACGGTTTATAATGAGCTTCCACCTAAAGTCGAGTATAGTATAACTGCTTACGGGCTTACTTTAAATGCTATAGTTGATACAATGTGTCAGTGGGGAAAAGAAAATATCGCACTTAGAAACAGCCAAGGAGAACCAGTGACACTAATCGAAAAATCTTATAACCTTCAGTAAATAAATCGAAAAAAACGGCTAGGGTTATATACTAGCTGTTTTTTTCTACAATTGGGCATAAATTCATTTTTCTTAATACAGGTCGAATTATAACATAAACTATGTAGCCGAAAATCCCGCCAGAAAAGTTCAATATTAAATCATCAATGTCTACAAATTTAAAAGGCGCTTGATAAATAAGGTCTTGTAATAACTGGGCAAATTCAATCCCAACGGTTGCTATAAAACTTATAGCGAAAACACTTTTCCATGTTAATTTTGGAAAACATAATGGTAAAAGTATTCCGAGGGGAACAAACATAATAAAATTTGCGACTATTTGGAAACTAGCATATTCTCTCCCTTCCATAAACATTTCGCCTATGGAATTAAATGGTATTAAATTCATATAGGAACCAGTTGCATATTTTTTTGTATCCTCAATTAGAAAAGAATCTAGCATAATAGGAAACATCGTAAACTTGATTACTCCACACGTATACACATAAAAACAAGTCTTGAAGAAAATTGTTTTTTTTGTGTCGTGCCTTTTCAACCATCTCCATAAGAAAAAGACAATATATATAATTAAAGCGATTGTTATTACTAATCCAGAAAATCTAAGCATAATAGTTCTCCTAATCTGTAGTTAATATTCTTTCGGATGTTTGTCTAATAATTAGTAAAACAAAAACCCTTGATTTCTCAAGGGTTTCAGCCGTTAAATGATTAACGAATTTCTTTAATACGAGCCGCTTTACCACGTAGGTTACGTAGGTAGTAAAGTTTCGCACGACGTACTTTACCACGACGGATAACTTCTAATTTCGCGATACGTGGAGTATGTACTGGGAAAGTACGTTCCACACCAACACCGTTAGAAATTTTACGAACAGTGAAAGTTTCGCTGATTCCAGCTCCGCGACGTTTGATTACAACGCCTTCGAATAATTGGATACGTTCGCGAGTACCTTCGACTACTTTCGCATGTACACGTACAGTATCACCCGGACGGAAACTTGGAACATCTGGGTTTAGTTGACTTTTTGTGATTTCATCAATCAGTTTGTTCATGTTTTTCTCTCCTTCCAACAAACATTCATTCATATTAATAATGAAGCGGAATATCGTTATCAGACTGGTCTTTCCAGTCACCTTATTTAGGTTACCATAAACTAGATTCGCTGTAAAGTTTTTTTCTTACTTTTTCTTTAATAAAAAAGCTTGACCTTGAAGTATGGTCTAATGTTACCTTAAGTATATCAAATGGAGGTGTCGAACATGGAACAATGGACCGTAAAAGAAATGGCTGCTTGCGTTGGAATTCGGGCAGACACACTACGATATTATGAAAAAAATAAGATAATAGTACCTAATCGGCTGGAAAACGGGTATCGTGTTTATAACGCACAACATTTACTAGAATTAAAGTTTATTTTAGTGATGAAGTATGCCAGATTCTCCCTTGCCGAAATAAAATTAATGATGGAATGGTTAAAAAGTGAGCCATCTGTTGCGTGTAATACGGCGTCGAAAGAATTGCTTGCCCTTAAAGCAGCAGAGATTAAACAAACTATTGCACACTATACGAAAATCGCCGCCCTTTTAGAAGGATTACCTCAAATCGATGATGTACAAGACTATTCGACTGTTCAAAAAGATGTAAATACCTTTGTGGAACATATTTTCACTGACATCAGGAAGGACGGATTTTAATGGCAAAAGTTGTAGCAATAATGGGTGACCCGCGAGAAAAAGGAACATCAAGAGAACTGTTTCATAAGTATTTAACTTTTTTTCAAGGACACTCAGCAATCGAGATAAAAACGTATGATATTCGCGAATTGGCTTTTGATCCAAATTTACCTGAGGGCTACAGAACTGAACAAACTACCGAAATGACCAACTTAAAACAAGATGCCAGTTCGGCTGATTTGCTGCTATTTGCTTATCCCGTTTGGTGGTTTAATGTTCCAGCTGTACTGAAAGGTGTAATTGATCATTTGTTTTGGCGCGGCGAGAGTTATAGTTTTAAAGATAAAAAATATTTACTGACAGGTCCTTGGCGAAAAAAACGAGCGCGCTTAATTTATACGATTGGCGGGATGGAGTTACAACATCGGCTGTTCGCTCGTCCTGCCCTTACCGCCCTCCGCTATCCACTTTGGATGAGTGGCGTCCTTTCTGTTAAGACGACTTCAATTGACCGACTTGATCTTTCCATTAGAAAATCAAATGAATACTATGATAAAAAAATTGCTCGAGCAGCTAAAAAAGATTTACATTTTTTATTAAAAAAGTAATGTAGAATGAAGGTTTTGGAATGAAAGTTACTGCGAAACATCAATATTGGCAAATAACAACATTGCCGCACCTTTTTCCGGTAAATTGTTACTTAGTTTTGGAGAAAGATGGTTTAACTTTAATTGATACAGGGATTTTATCTCATGCAAAAGGAATAATTTCACTTATTACTAAACTGAAATTACCTTTAAAACGAATTTTGTTGACACATGGGCATGGGGACCATATTGGCGGTTTAGTTGCACTTAAAGAAGCTTTTCCAGAAGCCCTTTTGATGGTTGGAAGCAGGGAAAAATTGCTGGTAGAAACAAAAGAGATTTATGCTTTTGAAGCTCAAAAACCGTTAAAGGGTAGCTATCCTGATCAATTTCCAGTAAAAATTGATCAACTATTAAAAGATGGTGATATGGTAGGTTCATTATTAATTATGGATACACCCGGACATACACCTGGCTCGATTTCTTTTTTTGATGAGCGTAATGGGCATTTATTCGTTGGTGATTTATTTCAAACTCGTGGTGGTGCAGCTATTTGTGGGGAGAAACGGATTTTGTTTCCTTTTCCTGCGATGGGATCTTGGGACTTAGAAACGAGTATTGCTTCCGCGGAAAAGTTGCAGCTGGTAGATGTGACTGAAATCGCTTGTGGTCACGGACCTGTTAAATCCATGAGTGATTTTGATTTATTAAGAATCATTCAGCGTGCAAAAGCCCAACTAACAAATAAAAAAGACTAGAAAACCAGTTACCCAGCTTTCTAGTCTTTTTTTAGAATCTCGTAATTTTAATGTTCACGGCTGTTCCATATGCCAGTTGATATACAAGCCCGTCGACGAATTGCTCAGTGAATGAACAATGAATTAAGCCATTTCCGCCTGCATCTAAAGCTTTCTTTTGCAATTCCTGTAGTAAATTTTCAAAGCCTACTGTTTCTAAGTACGCTTCTGGATCACTTTTAATTCTTGGACGAACACTTTTGGCGAAAACAACGGTTAGAATATCATGATTAACATTTATTGGTCCTGTTGAGACCTGAATATCCTGCCATCTTTGACCTATTCGCTTTTGGTCGTTTTCTTCTTGCACATAGGCTTCTCGTTCTTTTTGTCGTTCGGATTTTTTAGCTTCTTTTTCATCTGGAGTTCCGAAGATTGCCATTTAAAATCACGTCCTTTTTTATTTACTGTCAGACCATTCTTTGAGCCAAGTTTTTTGCTTGTCTGTTAAGGGGTAGTTTTTAAGTAAATCTGGTCGGCGTTCGTAAGTTCTTTTGAGTGATTCTTTATCGCGCCACTCTTCTATCCAAGCATGGTTTCCGCTGAGTAAAATATCAGGTACTTTCATTCCGCGAAAATCGGCTGGTCGTGTGTAGTGTGGATGTTCAAGCAAACCGGTGGAGAAAGAATCCGTCACAGCTGAATCTTTATTTCCAAGTACACCTGGTAAAAGGCGAATAACGCTGTCCATCACAATCATTGCACCAATTTCGCCACCTGTTAAAATATAATCCCCTATCGAAACTTCATCTGTAACAAGGTGTTCGCGAATTCGCTCATCGTATCCTTCGTAGTGACCACAAATAAAAACAAGATGTTCTTCTTCTGCAAATTCTTCTGCCATTTTTTGGTCGAAGCGTTTACCGGCTGGGTCCATTAAAATAACTCTTGGCTTTGTTTCTGGTTGTTTATCTTTGACCGCTTGAACGGCATCAAAGATAGGTTGGGCTTTAAGGAGCATCCCTGCCCCACCACCATAAGGATAATCATCGACAACCTGATGCTTTCCTTCTGCATATTCCCTGAAATCAGTTACTTCAACCGCGACCCGTTCATTTTCGATTGCTTTTTTAATAATGGAACTCCCAGTCACTCCCGAAAACATATCTGGAAAAATGGATAGAATGTCGATTTTCATTAATCTAGCAGCCCTTCCATTACTTCAATGGTAATTTTTTTATCGTTAGTATTAATATCTTTAACTACATCGGCAATATAAGGGATGAGTTTTTCTTTTTTGTCTGCGCCTTTTACAACCCATACATCATTTGCGCCTGGTGTTAGAATTTCTGTGATTTCGCCAAGCTCTTCTCCGTCAGTCGTCACAACTGTGCAACCAATGATTTCATGGAAATAAAATTCATTTTCTTCTAAATCGGTTAGTTGCGCTTCTTTGATTTTAAGGACGCCTTCTTTCATACGCTCTACTTGATGAATGCCGGTAAGTCCTTCAAACATAAGCAAATCAAAGTTTTTGTGTTTGCGGTGTGAACGAATAATTAGTTTTTCAGGCTTTTTGCTGTTTTTTTCAAATAAGTACACGGTATTCCCAACTTGGAACCGTTCTTCTGGAAAATCGGTCGTCGCGATAACACGAATTTCACCGATTAAGCCATGCGTATTAACAATTTTTCCTACATTATACATTTTCTCCATAAGTCACCTCTAGCGTATTTCTACTATGATTCCATCTCTCACAACGATTGTTTTATCGAAAATGGATTTATCCCACTTGTCTCCTACTTGTACATCAATGATTGTTTCCATTTCTCGTTCGCGAATTTCACTACCAAGTTCAAGTACTTCTAATTGCTCCATTTGAAACTGGATTAATTTTTTCTTTTCTCGGCGCACTTCAAGTTCATGTGTGAAATAGTCAGCCACTCGTTCTGGTTGAAATTTGCTTTTTCGTTCCATTTTCTTTTGTTCAAAATGCAACTGATCGCATTCTTGTTCAATTTGTCGTTTTTGTTCGGTATAATACTCGATTAATTCTTGTTTACTTGTTTCTGTCAGAATTTGTTTGACGACAACTTTTTGGATGATTTCCACAGGACACCTCCACTAGCGATTATGTCCTTATTTTACCATAGTTTTTTTGGATTCATCTACTAAAGCTTGGAATAATTGTTCACTTTCTGGATCTGTTTGGAACATTAATTCCGGGTGCCACTGAACACCTAAATACCAGCTTGGTAAATTGTCACCCTCCACTGCTTCAATCATCCCGTCAGCAGTCCGAGCCGTTACTTTAAAACTCGGTGCTAATTTTTTGATAAATTGGTGATGGAGTGAGTTAACTAGTTTTTTATTTGGGTGGTGTTTTGCGAGTTCGCTTGTAGGTTCAATATCGATTGTATGGGAGCCGAGTTGCTCATCGACACGTTGCAGATGTTGGAGTGCTTTCGTTTCAACTTGGCTAATATCCTGATACAGCGTGCCGCCTAGTGCAACATTGACAAGTTGCATTCCGCGGCAAATCGCAAAAATAGGTTTTCCAGCGTCCAAAGCTGCTCGGACTAAGGCGATTTCATAGCTATCGCGCGGTGGAAAATATGCCCCGATTTCTTGGGACGGTTCTTCTAAATATAATTGCGGTGTAATATCTTGTCCACCGGTTAAAAGTAAACCATCTACGAGAGAAATTGCTTGAACGGCAGTAGACGGGTCATCTATTGGTAACGCGATAGGAAATCCGCCAACTTTCTGAATAGCATCTACATATCGCTGTTGTGTATAAGTTACACGGTGTCCGTAAAACACGTCCACTCCTTTGACTAATCTATTTCCTGTAATTCCAATAACTGGCTTCATAACAATTCCTCCATTTCTATTTTATTTTACAACATTTAGTGAGGTAATTGCTTCTCTGATGATTATTAAAAAAAGTTATAAAAAAACTCGCCAATTTGACGAGTTTTTGTTATTCGATAATTTCAAGACGAATCTTCTTATCGTTTTTGGAGCCAACTGCATAGACAAGAGTACGAATCGCTTTTGCAATACGACCTTGCTTACCAATCACGCGTCCCATGTCTTCTTTACTGACAGACAATTTGTAGGTTAACGAAGTATCCGTTTCTTCTGGCGTGATAACAACGTCTTCCGGGTGGTCAACAAGGGGTTTCACGATTGAGAGAATGAGTTCTTCCATTCGCGCCGAGACCTCCTTATTTACCTAATTTTTGGTTATGGAATTTTTCCATGATACCTTCGCGGCTAAGAAGATTGCGAACTGTATCAGATGGTTTCGCACCATTATGCATCCATTTCAAAGTTGCTTCTTCGTCGATTTTCACTTCAACCGGATCAAGTAATGGATTATAAGTACCAATAGTTTCGATTGAACGGCCATCACGTGGGAAACGAGAATCAGCGACTACAATACGGTAGAAAGGTTTCTTTTTAGAACCCATACGTTTTAAACGAATTTTAACTGCCATAGTTTAATTACACCTCCATAA
Proteins encoded:
- the pepT gene encoding peptidase T, which encodes MKEELLKRFTKYVKVDTQSNEESTVCPTTPGQMELANILVTELKEIGMQEVTVDEFGYVMATLPSNTTKEVPVIGFLAHLDTATDLTGKNVNPQVHENYDGKDIVLNKDLNVVLSPKQFPELANYKGKTLITTDGTTLLGADDKAGITEIMVAMNYLINHPEIKHGKIRVAFTPDEEIGRGPERFDVEAFGAKYAYTMDGGPLGELEYESFNAAGAKLTFNGNSVHPGTAKNKMINAVKMAMEFDAEIPKEEAPEYTDGYEGFYHLISLNGDVEQAKSYYIIRDFDHLKFVERKTHIASIAEKLAEKYGEGSVELKLNDQYYNMREKIEPVKEIVDIVSAAMRNLDIEPKISPIRGGTDGAQLSYKGLPTPNIFGGGENFHGKFEYVALESMVKATEVIIEVARLFEEKE
- a CDS encoding DUF1697 domain-containing protein gives rise to the protein MEKYVALLRAVNVAGKNKVNMKNLKAALQEEGFQNVTTYIQSGNLVLSSNLQTETEVAAKITEVILASFNLSIDVFVFSEQNYKTIIKNNPFPPEIIGEEERWMIAFYNENIDIPKQKNTQAEVIAIGRALYIHVFSNQIHQLKLPVFLGEYKKTLTTTRNWRTTAKLLTLLDSQE
- a CDS encoding exodeoxyribonuclease III is translated as MKLISWNVNGLRAAVKKGFLEYFEEVDADIFCLQETKLQEGQIELDLPAYKDYWNYAVKKGYSGTAIFTKVEPLSVQYGLGVPEHDTEGRVITLEFEDFYMVTVYTPNSQAELKRLDYRMTFEDAILEYVKNLDKTKPVVLCGDLNVAHEEIDLKNPKTNRKNAGFSDEERAKFSAFLDAGFIDSFRYFYPDLTDAYSWWSYRMNARARNTGWRIDYFVVSERLKDKLVDAKIHADVLGSDHCPVELELNL
- the rplT gene encoding 50S ribosomal protein L20, with amino-acid sequence MPRVKGGTVTRKRRKKIVKLAKGYYGSKHLLFKVANQAVMKSYQYAYRDRRQKKRDFRRLWIARINAAARMQDLSYSKLMHGLKLAGIDINRKMLADLAVNDIASFNTLADSAKKALAK
- the rpmI gene encoding 50S ribosomal protein L35, with translation MPKMKTHRGSAKRFKRTGSGKLKRRHGFTSHMFANKSQKQKRKLRKSAMVSAGDFKRIRQMVAKMK
- the infC gene encoding translation initiation factor IF-3 is translated as MSKDMLVNDGIRAREVRLIDQDGEQLGVKSKIDALQIAEKANLDLVLVAPTAKPPVARIMDYGKFRFEQQKKDKEARKNQKVIVMKEVRLSPTIDEHDFDTKLRNARKFLEKGDKVKCSIRFKGRAITHKEIGQKVLDRFAKACEDLCTIEQRPKMDGRSMFLVLAPLHEK
- a CDS encoding NAD(P)H-dependent oxidoreductase; the encoded protein is MKTLVIIAHPNIENSRVNRVWKEALLKSTEEVAIHELYEVYPNWDIDVTFEQQQLQNYDKVIIQFPFYWYSYPPLLKKWFDDVFSYGWAYGSKGDKMAGKKLALAVSIGDKKYNYKEDAPIGYSLDTLLTPFRATINHIRADYRGAHTIYGSSFEVTDEEIVENAYVYANKFIKTLN
- a CDS encoding winged helix-turn-helix transcriptional regulator, which produces MKVYNLGVEATLDIMGGKWKPLIICFLAQGTKRTGELQRCIPKISQKVLVQQLRELERDGIIDRTVYNELPPKVEYSITAYGLTLNAIVDTMCQWGKENIALRNSQGEPVTLIEKSYNLQ
- a CDS encoding VanZ family protein, whose amino-acid sequence is MLRFSGLVITIALIIYIVFFLWRWLKRHDTKKTIFFKTCFYVYTCGVIKFTMFPIMLDSFLIEDTKKYATGSYMNLIPFNSIGEMFMEGREYASFQIVANFIMFVPLGILLPLCFPKLTWKSVFAISFIATVGIEFAQLLQDLIYQAPFKFVDIDDLILNFSGGIFGYIVYVIIRPVLRKMNLCPIVEKNS
- the rplS gene encoding 50S ribosomal protein L19 — encoded protein: MNKLIDEITKSQLNPDVPSFRPGDTVRVHAKVVEGTRERIQLFEGVVIKRRGAGISETFTVRKISNGVGVERTFPVHTPRIAKLEVIRRGKVRRAKLYYLRNLRGKAARIKEIR
- a CDS encoding MerR family transcriptional regulator, with the protein product MEQWTVKEMAACVGIRADTLRYYEKNKIIVPNRLENGYRVYNAQHLLELKFILVMKYARFSLAEIKLMMEWLKSEPSVACNTASKELLALKAAEIKQTIAHYTKIAALLEGLPQIDDVQDYSTVQKDVNTFVEHIFTDIRKDGF
- a CDS encoding NAD(P)H-dependent oxidoreductase gives rise to the protein MAKVVAIMGDPREKGTSRELFHKYLTFFQGHSAIEIKTYDIRELAFDPNLPEGYRTEQTTEMTNLKQDASSADLLLFAYPVWWFNVPAVLKGVIDHLFWRGESYSFKDKKYLLTGPWRKKRARLIYTIGGMELQHRLFARPALTALRYPLWMSGVLSVKTTSIDRLDLSIRKSNEYYDKKIARAAKKDLHFLLKK
- a CDS encoding MBL fold metallo-hydrolase, whose protein sequence is MKVTAKHQYWQITTLPHLFPVNCYLVLEKDGLTLIDTGILSHAKGIISLITKLKLPLKRILLTHGHGDHIGGLVALKEAFPEALLMVGSREKLLVETKEIYAFEAQKPLKGSYPDQFPVKIDQLLKDGDMVGSLLIMDTPGHTPGSISFFDERNGHLFVGDLFQTRGGAAICGEKRILFPFPAMGSWDLETSIASAEKLQLVDVTEIACGHGPVKSMSDFDLLRIIQRAKAQLTNKKD
- the trmD gene encoding tRNA (guanosine(37)-N1)-methyltransferase TrmD, with protein sequence MKIDILSIFPDMFSGVTGSSIIKKAIENERVAVEVTDFREYAEGKHQVVDDYPYGGGAGMLLKAQPIFDAVQAVKDKQPETKPRVILMDPAGKRFDQKMAEEFAEEEHLVFICGHYEGYDERIREHLVTDEVSIGDYILTGGEIGAMIVMDSVIRLLPGVLGNKDSAVTDSFSTGLLEHPHYTRPADFRGMKVPDILLSGNHAWIEEWRDKESLKRTYERRPDLLKNYPLTDKQKTWLKEWSDSK
- the rimM gene encoding ribosome maturation factor RimM (Essential for efficient processing of 16S rRNA), which produces MEKMYNVGKIVNTHGLIGEIRVIATTDFPEERFQVGNTVYLFEKNSKKPEKLIIRSHRKHKNFDLLMFEGLTGIHQVERMKEGVLKIKEAQLTDLEENEFYFHEIIGCTVVTTDGEELGEITEILTPGANDVWVVKGADKKEKLIPYIADVVKDINTNDKKITIEVMEGLLD
- a CDS encoding YlqD family protein, which gives rise to MEIIQKVVVKQILTETSKQELIEYYTEQKRQIEQECDQLHFEQKKMERKSKFQPERVADYFTHELEVRREKKKLIQFQMEQLEVLELGSEIREREMETIIDVQVGDKWDKSIFDKTIVVRDGIIVEIR
- a CDS encoding gamma-glutamyl-gamma-aminobutyrate hydrolase family protein; the protein is MKPVIGITGNRLVKGVDVFYGHRVTYTQQRYVDAIQKVGGFPIALPIDDPSTAVQAISLVDGLLLTGGQDITPQLYLEEPSQEIGAYFPPRDSYEIALVRAALDAGKPIFAICRGMQLVNVALGGTLYQDISQVETKALQHLQRVDEQLGSHTIDIEPTSELAKHHPNKKLVNSLHHQFIKKLAPSFKVTARTADGMIEAVEGDNLPSWYLGVQWHPELMFQTDPESEQLFQALVDESKKTMVK
- a CDS encoding KH domain-containing protein encodes the protein MEELILSIVKPLVDHPEDVVITPEETDTSLTYKLSVSKEDMGRVIGKQGRIAKAIRTLVYAVGSKNDKKIRLEIIE
- the rpsP gene encoding 30S ribosomal protein S16 yields the protein MAVKIRLKRMGSKKKPFYRIVVADSRFPRDGRSIETIGTYNPLLDPVEVKIDEEATLKWMHNGAKPSDTVRNLLSREGIMEKFHNQKLGK